In one window of Nitrospirota bacterium DNA:
- a CDS encoding archease: MADKKRYETLDIFGDVGLRVFGNTLNELFENAALGMSGLITDTEQIRETEKKQIAVEADNYESLFVRWLNELVFLFDTHGFIGKQFSVSLNGNAVEAEVSGGYFDPEIHEQRLLIKAATYHRLFLKKNDSGWLAEVIFDI, from the coding sequence ATGGCGGATAAAAAACGCTATGAGACATTGGACATATTCGGTGATGTCGGGCTTAGGGTTTTCGGCAATACGCTGAATGAACTCTTTGAAAATGCCGCTTTGGGCATGTCAGGACTAATCACAGATACTGAGCAAATCAGGGAAACCGAGAAAAAGCAGATTGCCGTTGAGGCGGATAATTATGAAAGCCTGTTTGTACGCTGGCTGAATGAATTGGTTTTTCTCTTTGATACGCATGGTTTCATAGGAAAACAATTTTCTGTAAGTTTAAATGGCAATGCCGTTGAGGCTGAGGTGTCAGGCGGTTACTTTGACCCTGAGATCCATGAACAGAGGCTCCTTATTAAAGCCGCGACATATCACAGGCTTTTCTTAAAGAAAAATGATTCGGGATGGCTTGCAGAGGTGATTTTTGATATATAA
- a CDS encoding potassium channel protein: MKLLLSLGLIAFIVLFGTLGYIVIEGWNALDSLYMTIITIASVGFKEVHDLSSGGRIFTIILIISGAGTILFTLNTGAKFVLEGELQDILGRKRLEKQIKDLKGHYIICGYGRMGKIICKELRGSGVEFIIIEKTPALIQEKEDIILLEGDATQDEVLREAGIEKAKGLISVLPTDAENLYVVLTARGLKPALMIVARAGEEGSEQKLVRAGADRVVSPYHIGGLRIAHTVVKPAVVDFIEFATKSGNIDLQMEEITIQKGSKLKGLTLDECGIGKDLGVIIVAVRKPGGDMKFNPTFRTAIDIGDTLIALGEISKLKVLEDRAGA, from the coding sequence ATGAAGCTGCTGCTCTCTTTAGGGCTGATAGCTTTTATTGTCCTCTTCGGCACTCTGGGCTATATTGTCATAGAGGGATGGAATGCGCTGGACTCGCTTTACATGACGATAATCACCATTGCTTCTGTGGGATTCAAGGAAGTCCATGATTTATCATCAGGCGGCAGGATATTTACAATCATACTAATAATAAGCGGCGCCGGCACGATATTATTTACGCTTAATACAGGCGCAAAGTTTGTCCTGGAGGGAGAGCTTCAGGACATACTGGGGAGGAAGAGATTGGAAAAGCAAATTAAAGATTTAAAAGGCCATTACATTATCTGCGGTTATGGAAGGATGGGAAAGATAATCTGCAAGGAGCTCAGAGGGAGCGGCGTGGAGTTTATTATTATTGAGAAGACGCCTGCCCTGATTCAGGAAAAGGAAGACATCATACTTCTTGAAGGCGATGCCACTCAGGATGAAGTCTTGAGGGAGGCGGGCATTGAAAAAGCAAAGGGGCTGATATCAGTTCTGCCGACTGACGCTGAAAATCTTTATGTTGTTTTGACTGCAAGGGGATTAAAGCCTGCCCTTATGATAGTTGCGAGGGCCGGTGAGGAAGGGTCAGAGCAAAAACTTGTGAGGGCAGGCGCCGACAGGGTTGTATCGCCGTATCACATCGGAGGGCTAAGGATTGCGCACACTGTGGTAAAGCCTGCGGTTGTTGATTTTATTGAATTTGCCACAAAGAGCGGCAACATAGACCTTCAGATGGAGGAGATAACAATTCAGAAAGGCTCAAAGCTTAAAGGGCTTACGCTTGACGAATGCGGCATTGGGAAAGATCTGGGGGTTATAATTGTTGCAGTCAGAAAGCCCGGCGGCGACATGAAATTTAACCCGACTTTCCGCACAGCCATTGATATCGGAGATACCCTTATAGCGCTCGGGGAAATTTCAAAACTGAAGGTGCTGGAAGACAGGGCAGGGGCGTGA
- a CDS encoding tetratricopeptide repeat protein, producing MKNIAIIFISLILFLPAIALSETKEIISEGTYNMGDGETPSVAESRALLNAKQIALEQAGTYVESYTKVENLQLTKDEIQVLASGIMEVEILDKKRTIVGDGFNFWVKIKAKVNPDKIGEMANKIKLKEKSLVDDYKKIQEAYEKSQKDIEELKKQLAQATGEKKKQVEAKIADDERLFQANEWFDKGYEYYLANEYDKAIEAYTSAIALNPNHAEAYNNRGVAYDEKGQYDSAIEDYSRAIVLNPKDAIAYSNRGNAYKGKGQYDRAIEDYNKAIVLNPKDADAYYNRGLAYDDKNQYDKAIADFNKAITLNPKNAGAYNNRGNAYNAKGQHDEAIEDFNKAITLNPKLVDAYNNRGNAYTDKGQYDRAIEDYNRAIEINPRLADAYYNRGNAYAVKGQYDKAIENFNRAIGINPKHAEAHYNRGKVYYNKGNMGKAISDFQKACDMGHENGCKEAQMVLQER from the coding sequence ATGAAGAACATCGCCATAATTTTTATTTCCTTAATTTTATTCCTTCCCGCCATTGCTTTGTCTGAGACAAAAGAAATTATTTCAGAAGGCACATACAACATGGGCGATGGAGAAACCCCTTCCGTTGCTGAAAGCAGAGCCTTGCTTAATGCAAAGCAGATTGCCCTTGAACAGGCAGGGACTTATGTGGAGAGTTATACAAAAGTAGAAAATCTCCAATTGACTAAAGACGAAATACAGGTCTTGGCATCAGGCATTATGGAAGTGGAGATACTTGATAAAAAAAGAACTATTGTCGGCGACGGCTTTAATTTCTGGGTAAAGATAAAGGCAAAGGTTAATCCGGATAAAATCGGGGAGATGGCTAATAAAATTAAGCTGAAAGAAAAATCTCTTGTTGATGATTACAAAAAAATTCAGGAGGCTTATGAAAAGAGCCAAAAGGACATTGAAGAATTAAAGAAACAGTTGGCACAGGCAACGGGCGAAAAGAAGAAACAAGTTGAGGCAAAGATTGCTGATGATGAGAGATTGTTTCAGGCAAATGAGTGGTTTGATAAAGGATATGAATATTATTTAGCCAATGAATATGATAAAGCAATAGAGGCATACACAAGCGCAATAGCATTAAATCCAAACCATGCAGAGGCATATAATAATCGGGGGGTTGCTTATGACGAAAAAGGCCAGTACGACAGTGCGATTGAGGATTACAGCAGGGCGATTGTATTAAATCCAAAAGATGCGATTGCCTATTCCAATCGTGGGAATGCTTATAAAGGCAAAGGTCAGTATGACAGGGCGATTGAGGATTACAATAAGGCGATTGTATTAAATCCAAAAGATGCTGATGCATATTATAATCGTGGTCTTGCTTATGATGACAAAAATCAATATGACAAGGCTATTGCAGATTTTAATAAGGCAATTACTTTAAATCCAAAAAATGCAGGGGCCTATAATAATCGTGGAAATGCTTATAACGCAAAGGGACAACATGACGAGGCAATTGAGGATTTCAATAAGGCAATTACATTAAATCCAAAACTTGTTGATGCCTATAATAATCGTGGGAATGCTTATACTGACAAAGGTCAGTATGACAGAGCGATTGAGGATTACAACAGGGCGATTGAAATAAATCCAAGACTTGCAGATGCCTATTACAATCGTGGGAATGCTTATGCTGTCAAAGGTCAGTATGACAAGGCGATTGAGAATTTCAACAGAGCAATTGGAATAAATCCAAAACATGCTGAGGCCCATTACAATCGCGGGAAGGTTTATTATAATAAGGGAAATATGGGCAAGGCAATCTCTGATTTTCAAAAGGCATGTGATATGGGGCATGAGAATGGGTGCAAGGAAGCGCAGATGGTTTTACAAGAGAGATAA
- a CDS encoding type II toxin-antitoxin system HicB family antitoxin, with protein sequence MHYPIKVFYSDEDKGFIAVIPDLPGCSAFGETENEAIKQVKIAQELWVKTAKKEGRKIPRPSSEEAYSGRILARTPKSLHRILMEKAKEEGVSLNQFVIYLLSRGVEKRTASLKS encoded by the coding sequence ATGCATTATCCGATAAAAGTATTCTACAGTGATGAAGATAAGGGTTTTATAGCCGTGATTCCTGATCTGCCCGGATGTTCAGCTTTTGGAGAGACGGAAAATGAGGCAATAAAACAGGTAAAGATTGCTCAGGAATTGTGGGTAAAAACAGCAAAAAAAGAGGGGAGAAAAATACCGCGCCCTTCATCAGAAGAAGCGTACAGCGGCAGGATACTTGCAAGGACTCCCAAATCACTTCATAGGATACTTATGGAGAAGGCAAAAGAAGAAGGAGTCAGCCTTAACCAATTTGTAATCTATCTCCTTTCAAGGGGAGTAGAAAAACGTACAGCTTCATTGAAATCTTAA